The Paenibacillus sp. FSL R7-0204 genome includes a region encoding these proteins:
- a CDS encoding helix-turn-helix transcriptional regulator: MNNSIQYNFNHFFDKLEVGHQAGSSSHMLHPTTGIGQILRLYPRSELEMVMSDYKLYQDHDIRLDSLAPMVEFGYCYEGSREISVPGARQEFMPANWSLQLINTSEARLELGQAQSFRMLGIGMSVGVFHHFMTSIGGVQRADFNSLLGGKSYRLLQEKPPASASASLHHIAASLRDGTMNNIELEYTVLELLELALRTFLEGKEERIGISQETQLRVGEARRIILEQMDNPPSLLQLSRMVGLNDYKLKVGFKEMYGNTIFGYLREKRMEQALKLLQAGKSNVIEVSCAVGYSNPSHFAEAFRKKFGVNPSALLRENSSRI, from the coding sequence ATGAACAATTCGATTCAATATAATTTCAATCATTTCTTTGACAAGCTTGAAGTAGGTCATCAAGCCGGAAGTTCAAGCCATATGCTTCATCCTACGACAGGAATAGGACAGATTCTTCGATTGTACCCACGCTCTGAGTTGGAGATGGTTATGTCAGACTATAAGCTGTACCAGGACCATGATATACGCCTAGATTCACTCGCGCCAATGGTAGAGTTTGGGTATTGTTATGAGGGTAGCAGGGAGATAAGTGTACCTGGCGCTCGTCAGGAGTTCATGCCTGCCAATTGGAGTTTGCAACTGATTAATACCTCGGAAGCGAGATTGGAGCTAGGCCAAGCACAATCCTTTCGAATGTTGGGCATCGGGATGTCTGTCGGCGTGTTTCATCATTTTATGACCTCCATCGGGGGAGTGCAAAGGGCTGACTTTAACAGCCTACTTGGAGGAAAGTCGTATCGGTTGCTTCAGGAGAAGCCTCCAGCTTCCGCCAGTGCTTCGCTTCACCACATTGCAGCAAGCCTAAGAGATGGAACGATGAATAATATTGAGCTGGAGTATACGGTGTTAGAACTCCTGGAACTGGCGCTCCGCACTTTTCTTGAAGGAAAAGAGGAACGGATAGGGATTAGCCAAGAGACCCAGCTGCGCGTTGGCGAAGCGCGCCGAATAATCCTGGAGCAGATGGATAATCCTCCATCATTGTTGCAGCTGTCGCGTATGGTCGGTTTGAATGATTACAAGCTCAAGGTGGGCTTCAAGGAAATGTATGGCAACACAATCTTTGGATACCTACGAGAGAAGAGGATGGAGCAGGCTTTAAAGCTACTTCAAGCCGGCAAGTCCAACGTCATTGAAGTGTCATGCGCAGTGGGCTACTCGAATCCAAGCCATTTTGCCGAGGCGTTCCGCAAGAAATTCGGGGTAAATCCCAGCGCATTACTACGTGAAAATTCTTCCCGGATATAA